From the genome of Papaver somniferum cultivar HN1 unplaced genomic scaffold, ASM357369v1 unplaced-scaffold_10, whole genome shotgun sequence:
ttttctatatccatcttcttgatctatccatgtgattagttttgactccggatattgatttccatagtgcaactatttgagtagagctctgtcactttaaatgaattttagtatgcttgagtgaaaactcgtgtacatcaattggaatttcgcatcagggtacttcctcctgtagtcaataagtatgccaaccaaggagattttttagtgccttccaaggttctgcgtagatagctaaggtctggagcaaaggttttgtgggtatatctcttgtaagccctccgaagacaacactccgccactagggaaaCTTAGGggaaggcttattgcatacgctaaatgcaatcgacgatgcctgcgccagtgatttaggattttattttctatttgatttgcttgaggactagcaaataataagtttgggggtatttgataggcacatttttgtgtcttatataatctcaattgtatatattattagtgctcgattttatatttattattgctttttatgtccctgtaggtattttcgaagaaataagcttttgcggcgaaattggctaaaaaagtggtttttgcgctcgtgggagaaaattactatacggactctcactttggataaggggtaacataattactaaggggtgacccatttacaggcatctgctaaagggagaacaacacaggatatggggacacccaccttcttcacgatttgaatcaaaaagaattgGCGAGAAAAGATacctcacgtctgcagattttggacgtgaagctttaggcagttttaaagagattcaacaccggaaattgattgggctggacttgatatgacttaacaagttcattagaagcaattggaccgatcaaattgggctagaataaccgggaattggaatcaaagtcaaataaggaaacacggcttcatgggttcaaaatctgttattcaaggagattaaaggcaagtaaactccttccaaagatacatatatatctaaggaagagtttgagataagtgggaaagctcagaaacgcgtaaaacaaatttgggaagcgattattgccgtgattgccaagaaaggaaaaagggaattttgatgcgatttgggaaagattcaatgacccttttgtgtataaataggatgcttaggtcccctagaagaagtacggagagtttggggtcgagaggagagctgaggaggcgagaatcagagattacaggaggcccgtctctgctgctgctgctgctgctacacgaagatcctgaagaacacgaagaacagacttccacaTACAGTCGTTCTTCAACGGTGACAAGGACAGACTcctgtcagtcttaaaacaacagcaacagacacacttattttctatcgttcttctctggacgccttctgtgggtcgcagaatcactgattttattattttcactcttttaatcaactttttgagcaagaaacatgtattttgagcaagtgattaatatgaggagctaaaccccattactgggatggcggaggaagccctatttcacgcatgtggtaattctaataattcttttatgactatttgcattgatttttaatcgatttatgatttttattgaatgggtgtgatttcgtttgatggtgtatgcttggtctatgtatttttaatacatcatgcttttgatttacagtcattgcttttcaaaaatctatttttggcaaagaacaagagtccatatttttattatttgaactataattgattggaattattgagtcgcatgaatggaatttggtggaatcctgagtctcagtctctctcgacattgtgacaaaccttttgtatatatattttctatttttattttaagtctagaacccaatcttatcgagtacgagttgaacgaatcttattaccactttttctacaacaattaaaatcacatcATTCTCCGCCGTCAGCAATCATCAGCCACCTCCAGCAATCATTAGCCAACATCGTCAATCATTAGCCGACAGTAATGATGATCCTCAGCCGCCACAGCCGCCAGCACCAATGGTTAGCCAACAAAACCAATCATCAGCTGTCATCCATAATGTTTCTGAGCCGTCACAGCCGCCGACAGTTCCCATTATTATGTCTGATTCAGCCGCCACAGccgccactgatttttcttcccCAGTTCTTCGTCTGTAGTCTCCGTCTTCTGTCTCTGACACTCATCCAATGGTGACAAGGTCTAAAGCTGGTGCTTTTAAACCAAATTCCAAATATGCATTGGTATGTGATTCTCTTCTCGAACCTACTTGTATTTCACAGGCTCATAAAGATCCCCATTGGCGTATGTCTTCCGATGATGAGATTAATGCGCTACTTAGGAATGGTACGTGGTTGTTAGTACCATATAATTCTTCTATGAACgttattggatgtaaatgggtgtTTCGTATTAAACGCAATCCAGATGGTACGATTGCATGTCGAA
Proteins encoded in this window:
- the LOC113326245 gene encoding uncharacterized protein LOC113326245, with translation MVTRSKAGAFKPNSKYALVCDSLLEPTCISQAHKDPHWRMSSDDEINALLRNGTWLLVPYNSSMNVIGCKWVFRIKRNPDGTIACRKSRLVAKGYNQQEGIDYSETFSPVVKPCTIRLIFTLALSSNWPIHQLDVKNAFLHGELQ